TGGATTGCTCCAGCATCTCGTCGACGCGAGCCGGGTCGTAGCTGACGCTTTCGGCTTCAGCCTTCAGCCCTTTGGTGCTCTTCAGCTTTGGTGTGGGAGCCACATCCGTTTCTAGGGTCAGGGTGAGGCCTTCACCCGGCTTGAAGCTCTCCAGCAATTCCTCGAAGCCACCTCTGAGCTCGGGCTGGCCCAGGGCTTCGATGGTTTCCTGCTCAAGGGCATCACGCCAGATGCTGTCCACCAGGGTTTCCAGTGCGTTAGCGCGGATTCGAAGCGCACCCAGTTGCTGCACGAGCACGGTGCGGGGCACCTTGCCTTTGCGGAAGCCGGGGAGGTTCACGCTGCGGCTCAGCCGATTGATCGCTTCCTCGTAGCTGGCCTGACACCGTTCGGCAGGAACGGCGACCTCCACAGCCAGGCGGCTGCCGGGACGGGAGGAGGTGGAGACCTTCAGGCTGGCGGCACTCATCAGGGGGACGCAGGTACAAGCAGCCCAATACCTTAATTAAGTGCCTGACCGTGGCCTTCCACGTAAGCTGAGGCCAAGTTTCAGCTGTGCCCCTGCCTCGAAGTTTTCAGGGTTGTCACAGCCGGTGGTTGATCCACCCCATATCTGTTGTTGAGTTCCGTTCGCTTGTCCACCGCGTCTTCTTCTTCTGTTTCACTGCCGAATCGACCCCTCACGGTGGCTGTGCTCGGCGCCAGCGGTGCCGTAGGCCAGGAGTTGCTGCAGCTGCTTGAGGAACGCCGCTTTCCGGTCGGTGAACTGCGCTTGCTGGCTTCGGCGCGCTCGGCAGGCCAGACCTGCCAATGGAATGGTCAGACCCTCATCGTGCAGGAAGTGACGGCTTCCGCTTTTGAGGGCGTGGATCTTGTGCTGGCGTCTGCCGGTGGATCCGTGTCCAAGCAGTGGCGCGAGGCGATCGTGGCCGCCGGCGCTGTGATGGTGGACAACTCCAGTGCGTTCCGCATGGAAGACGGGGTTCCTCTGGTGGTGCCCGAGGTCAACCCGGATGCGGCGTTTGCGCACAACGGTGTGATCGCCAATCCGAACTGCACCACGATCCTGCTCACCCTGGCGCTCGCTCCCCTGGCGGCCCGGCGTCCGATGCAACGGGTGGTGGTGAGCACCTATCAATCGGCCAGTGGTGCCGGAGCCCGGGCGATGGACGAGCTCAAGGACCTCTCCCGTGCGGTGTTGGATGGAGAGGCGCCAAAAAGTGAGGTGTTGCCCCATTCCCTGGCGTTCAACCTCTTTCTCCATAACTCGCCGCTTCAGTCCAACAGCTATTGCGAAGAGGAAATGAAGATGGTGAATGAAACCCGCAAGATCATGGGTTTGCCGGATCTGCGTTTCACCGCCACCTGCGTGCGCGTGCCGGTGCTGCGCGCCCACTCGGAAGCGGTGAATGTGGAGTTCGCGGAGTCCTTCCCCGTGCAGGAAGCCCGCGAGTTGCTCGCGGCTGCCCCAGGCGTCGAGCTTCTGGAGGATCCAGTCAATAACCGGTTCCCCATGCCCACGGATGTCACGGGACGTGACCCAGTGGTCGTGGGCCGGATTCGCCAGGACATCAGCGAAGACAAGGCGCTTGAGTTCTGGCTTTGTGGCGATCAGATCCGCAAGGGTGCGGCCCTGAATGCCATCCAGATCGCTGAATTGCTGTTGCCCGTCGCCTGATTCATATGAGCATCGCTGCAGAGTTATCCCCCACTCCCTTCGGTCGTCTGCTGACGGCGATGGTCACCCCTTTCGATGCTCAGGGTGCGGTGGATCTGGCTT
This region of Synechococcus sp. NOUM97013 genomic DNA includes:
- a CDS encoding aspartate-semialdehyde dehydrogenase is translated as MLGASGAVGQELLQLLEERRFPVGELRLLASARSAGQTCQWNGQTLIVQEVTASAFEGVDLVLASAGGSVSKQWREAIVAAGAVMVDNSSAFRMEDGVPLVVPEVNPDAAFAHNGVIANPNCTTILLTLALAPLAARRPMQRVVVSTYQSASGAGARAMDELKDLSRAVLDGEAPKSEVLPHSLAFNLFLHNSPLQSNSYCEEEMKMVNETRKIMGLPDLRFTATCVRVPVLRAHSEAVNVEFAESFPVQEARELLAAAPGVELLEDPVNNRFPMPTDVTGRDPVVVGRIRQDISEDKALEFWLCGDQIRKGAALNAIQIAELLLPVA